The following DNA comes from Holophagaceae bacterium.
TCTCCAGCAATGAGAGGTGGGCGCTCATGGAACCAGGCTCTGGGTTGCGTCGGCGGGGGAGGGCTCCATGGGCTCCCTCCATTCCCGGCCGAGCTGCTGGTAGTGCGCCCGGAGGAAGGCGAGCCGGCGTTCCGCCTCCGCTTTGCCAGGAAGTGTGTTCATGCTCGCGGCGATGACTTCGCAGAGCTCCAGCCAGGCCTCGCCGCGCAGCAGGATGTCTTCGGTGGTGATGGGCTGGAACGCGCCGCTGATGCAGCCGAAATGGATGAGGCTGGCAGCGCCCAGCTTGCTCAGCTTGTCGCAGTCCCAGACGCAGGCGGTTTCGATGGGCGCGAGCTTTTTCGTCAGCCGCAGGCCGACGTGGTGCTCGATGGCGTGGCAGACCGCCGGGATCTTCGCCTGAGGGAAGTCGGTGCCACGGAGGATGGTGGAGACTTCGGCCGCCGCATCCGCCGCGTGGGTGTCCTTGGAGAAGGGGTCTTTCAGTTTTTTCCGGCAGTCATGGAGCCAGAGGGCGCACTCCACGATGTCCGGATCCGCCCCCACCTGCGGGCAGAGCCACCGGCCCAGCTTCACCGCCGCGGCGGTGTGCTCGAATCGGTAGTTGAAGACGGGCCGGGCTTCGCCCTCGACTTGATGGGCGATGCCCCAGAAGCGGATGGAATCCGCGTCCGAGAAGGCCCGCAGGTCGGCCTCGC
Coding sequences within:
- a CDS encoding HD domain-containing protein; the protein is MNPPRAKANGMKQGASGPGPEAAGEGPAKAVPRAWRARCEADLRAFSDADSIRFWGIAHQVEGEARPVFNYRFEHTAAAVKLGRWLCPQVGADPDIVECALWLHDCRKKLKDPFSKDTHAADAAAEVSTILRGTDFPQAKIPAVCHAIEHHVGLRLTKKLAPIETACVWDCDKLSKLGAASLIHFGCISGAFQPITTEDILLRGEAWLELCEVIAASMNTLPGKAEAERRLAFLRAHYQQLGREWREPMEPSPADATQSLVP